In Clarias gariepinus isolate MV-2021 ecotype Netherlands chromosome 1, CGAR_prim_01v2, whole genome shotgun sequence, one DNA window encodes the following:
- the sepsecs gene encoding O-phosphoseryl-tRNA(Sec) selenium transferase: MNEENFRLSEKLVSASYVRQGVQARRGHEQLIRTLLEQGKCPEEGWNESTIELFLNELAVMDSNNFLGNCGVGEREGRVASDLVARRHYRLIHGIGRSGDIAAVQPKAAGSSLLNKITNSLVLDVLRFSGVRSVSTCFVVPMATGMSLTLCFLTLRHRRPSARYIIWPRIDQKSCFKSMVTAGFKPVVIENVLEGDELRTDLEAVEKKIEELGADNILCVHSTTSCFAPRVPDRLEELAVMCAKYSIPHIVNNAYGVQSSKCMHLIQQGARVGRIDAFVQSLDKNFMVPVGGAIIAGFDEDFIKEISKMYPGRASASPSLDVLITLLSLGASGYKKLLSERKELYTHLAQELKILADRHGERLLHTPHNPISLAMSLNGLQTNCDKAVTQLGSMLFTRQVSGARVVPLGVEQTVSGHTFHGFMSHSDTYPCPYLNAASAIAITKKDVELSIKRLDKCLKTLKKDTKGEKSESVSSPSDPDDQTVP; this comes from the exons ATGAATGAGGAGAACTTCAGGCTGAGTGAGAAGCTGGTGTCCGCTTCCTATGTGCGGCAGGGCGTGCAGGCTCGGCGCGGTCACGAGCAGCTCATCAGGACTCTGCTGGAGCAG GGCAAATGTCCAGAGGAGGGATGGAACGAAAGCACCATAGAGCTCTTCCTGAATGAGCTTGCTGTAATGGACAGTAATAATTTTTTGGGGAACTGTGGAGTTGGAGAGAGAGAAGGCAGAGTCGCCTCTGACCTGGTGGCCCGAAGACATTACAG ATTGATCCATGGCATCGGTCGCTCTGGTGACATCGCTGCTGTTCAGCCGAAGGCAGCTGGCTCCAGTCTCCTTAACAAGATCACCAATTCACTAGTGCTGGATGTCCTCAGATTTAGCG GTGTTCGAAGTGTTTCTACATGCTTTGTGGTGCCCATGGCAACCGGAATGAGTTTGACCTTGTGTTTCCTGACACTCCGCCACAGGAGGCCGTCAGCACGCTACATTATTTGGCCTCGCATTGACCAGAAGTCCTGTTTTAAATCAATGGTCACTGCTG GGTTTAAGCCGGTGGTCATTGAGAATGTTTTGGAAGGAGATGAGTTGAGGACAGACCTGGAGGCTGTGGAGAAGAAGATCGAGGAACTTGGAGCTGACAATATCCTCTGTGTTCATTCCACTACTTCCTGTTTTGCTCCTCGTGTCCCTGACAG GTTGGAAGAGCTCGCTGTCATGTGTGCAAAATATAGCATCCCTCATATAGTCAACAATGCTTATGGAGTACAGTCATCTAAGTGTATGCACCTCATACAGCAG GGTGCAAGAGTGGGTAGGATTGATGCCTTTGTTCAAAGCTTGGACAAAAATTTCATGGTTCCTGTTGGAGGTGCCATTATTGCAGGCTTTGATGAGGACTTCATTAAAGAGATCAGTAAAATGTACCCTG GTCGTGCATCAGCTTCCCCATCTCTGGATGTACTTATCACTCTGCTCAGCCTCGGAGCCAGTGGCTATAAGAAACTCCTGTCTGAGAGAAAG GAGCTGTACACCCACTTGGCTCAGGAGCTGAAGATTCTGGCTGATAGGCATGGAGAGAGACTgctacacacaccacacaatcCCATATCGCTTG CGATGTCCCTGAATGGACTTCAAACTAACTGTGATAAAGCCGTTACCCAGTTGGGCTCTATGCTCTTCACCAGACAGGTGTCTGGAGCCAG GGTTGTGCCACTGGGTGTTGAACAAACTGTGAGCGGACACACGTTTCATGGCTTCATGTCACATTCGGATACCTACCCATGCCCGTACCTTAATGCTGCTTCTGCTATTGCCATCACCAAAAAAGATGTGGAGCTCTCCATTAAAAGGCTCGACAAATGCCTCAAGACCCTTAAGAAAGACACAAAGGGAGAGAAGAGTGAGTCAGTATCATCGCCTTCAGATCCTGATGACCAAACTGTTCCCTGA